From Aspergillus luchuensis IFO 4308 DNA, chromosome 2, nearly complete sequence:
GCGGCGGTACAATCAGAGCTTCCGTGTCCTGGCTTTGACAGCTACGCCAGGCTCAACCGTGGAATCTGTACAAGCTGTCATTGACGGACTTGATATATCAAGAGTCGAGATACGTACAGAGCAGTCACTCGACATTAGAGAGTATGTCCACTCGAAAGACACGGATGTGCAGACATTCCAGAACTCAGAGGAGATGGTCCTTTGCATGGACCTGATGTCAAAAGCCCTACAGCCACTTCTCGATCAATTACGGAGCACAAATGCCTATTGGGGGCGTGACCCCATGGGTCTCACAGCATATGGGCTCACCAAAGCCAGACAACAATGGATGCTATCGGACTCCGGCAGAAACGCTCATTTCGGCGTGAAGGCCAAAATGAATGCAATCTTCACGGTTCTAGCCAGCTTGGCTCATGGTATCGATCTTCTCAAATACCATGGGATAACACCGTTTTACCGTCATCTTTTGCACTTCCAATCCAACACCGAGGGACAAAAGGGTGGCAAGTACCAGCGGCAAGTCGTTCAGGACGAGAGCTACAAGAAGCTTATGAACCATCTGCAGCCGTGGACGAAGAATCCAGAGTTTATTGGACACCCCAAATTGGAGTATCTGAAGCAAGTGGTGTTGAATCATTTCATGGACGCTGGCGAAGGCTCTGGTGCAGACGAAAATAAGGATCAACCAGCCACTCGCGTGATGATATTCGTACACTTCCGTGATAGCGCAGAAGAAGTCACGAGAGTACTCAAAAGATACGAGCCCATGATTCGGCCCCATGTCTTCGTCGGGCAGAGTAGCGCGAAGGGCTCGGAAGGAATGGGACAGAAAACGCAACTCGACATTGTGCAGAAGTTCAAGAAGGGAACCTACAACACAATTGTTGCGACTTCCATCGGTGAGGAAGGTTTGGATATCGGTGAAGTGGACCTTATCGTGTGTTACGACTCTTCAGCTTCACCTATTCGTATGCTCCAGCGCATGGGACGTACCGGTCGAAAGAGAGCAGGAAAGATCACGCTCTTACTCATGCaaggcaaggaagaggagtctTACATCAAGGCCAAAGACAACTACGAAAAGATGCAGCAAATGATAGCGAGTGGCACCCGGTTCACTTTTCACGATGACATGTCTCCGCGGATCCTGCCCCCGGGTGTGCGGCCTGTTGCTGACAAACGAGCGATTGATATTCCCGAGGAGAATACCGTGCGAGATCTTCCAGAGCCGAAACGGCGAGGCCGGGCACCGAAGAGGCCGCCGAAGAAGTTCCATATGCCTGATAATGTCGAGACCGGATTCACTACGGCATCGAACTTGGCTGGGACCTCTAAGCGCAAAGCACCAAACAAAAGTAAGGCTCGCACGCCGACTCCAGAGCCCGTAGAATTGCCGGCGCTTGAAGATGTTCTGCTTACCCCGGCGCAGCAGAAAGAACTTGAACTCCTCTACAGCAACGCTGGGCCCAGTGAAGAGCTTCTGGTCAGTTATCCCAGAAGCGACGCCTTCCCACGCCTTCAGCTTGCGCCTAGACCTACGAAAGCTGTTAGACACGGGTCATTGACTCGTCGCATGATTCGAACGTTGCAAAAGATGGACCAGATTACTCCAAACTATGGGGATCGTTACAAGGAAATCATAGCACGTGAAGCGGCCTCCAGGCCGGAGGCCTCGATAGTAGCGCCGAAGTCCAATGGTCATGGGGAGGTTCATTCCCGGACCAAACCTAGACGCACATCCAAGGTGGTATCATCCAAGCCAAAGAATCATGAAGAGCGAGATGTGTCTGAAGTACAACGAACCCCACCGGCCAAGCACTCGGTATCAGCGACTAACGCTGAAGTGGAACCGTTCTATTGCTCGCAAAGGACTCAAGACGGAGATACAGATGACGATTTTGATCTTCCAGATGTCTCTACTCTTTTGGACAGGAGTGTGGAAAGGCCCCCGAAACGGGGCCGGTTTGttctggatgatggcgatgactaATTTGGACATGAACGCATAGCTTGGTTACATTCTGCATTGGTGATACTCTGGTTGCATATACCCTCGAGCAATATACTTAGATGAGAACGGTGGAGTTATTTCTTGATGTCATACATATACCCGCACGTAGACACATTCTCGAACACCATAAAAAGCTATTTTAGAGTGGACGGACTGTAAGTAACCGAGACTCAACCCAAGAATCCAGTTATGTCTTCAATCTCTTTAAGTGTATATACCATGTGTAAGACCTTACTTATCCAAACAAGCGCCCCCGAATCTCATTTCTAATATCATGCCTAAATCGAAAGACTGAACAAGTACACGTAGTCATACACCAATCCGACACCTAGTAGTATAATCTTATATGTCCTCCCCATGCTGAACATGGACCAAAACCGCGATATCAACTCATCTCAGAGCCAGAGTGCCACGATAACCCTCTTCAATCAAAGGGAAGCATTTAACCACCTCACTTACCCACATAATCAAACTTCTTCGTCGAATGGTTATAAACATACGCATACTCAGCCACATCGAACCCCCAGTCCCCAATAACCTTGGTTTTCGCACTACACACATTCCCGGGCTTCTTATCGGTGAAAGCCTGGCAGTATGGCCTGCTCAGCGTCAGCATCATTTTACTCTCAAGAAGCCACACGAAAGAGACATAtatcagaggaagagggaatgaTACATACCCAACCTTCGCATTCTTCCCACTCTTCACCTTAAACCCCGTAATCTCAAACCAACTCCCATCGATCTGTTATTCTGAGCGTCAATGACTCTCGCGCCTGTGGAAGAGACAGTGGATGGGCAAAGGAAAATCGACATTGAAATCAACTACTTTTCAAATGTGGTCCATTTTCAATAGATATCAAAAGAACATTTGCCAGAAGGGATCTATTTCCTTGAATCTTGGCAGGAGGGACGTGTTCATAGATCTGACAAAGTACGAGGTTAGTTAGGGCAGGTGGGCGGACCTACGCCAGTATGTACGAGCCTAATACTGACTATAAGAGCCTCCTCTCATTCTTAGACCCTCAGCCTTGCTTGAACCAACTCGCATTCGCATTCAATACCAATCTCAGTTTACCACTGCCACCTAGCAATCATGACGAGCATTTTCCTATTCTGCACCTCCGACGTGCCGGCAAGCGTATGAAAGCTCCGTTTTGTGAGGCTATCAAGTACAACTAACTTCTACTGTCACGACCAGACGATCAACCAATTCATGACAGAGTTCGCTGACGCCAGCGAAGATCCAAATATCTTCTGTCTGGTCCGCACTCCCGACCAGGAACAGTTCGATGAATGGGGCACCAAACCCCCTGTGCGAGACTTCACAACAGGCTTCAAAAACGCCCCTGATTCTACTCTTCGCCTCTACACACAAAATCGGATCGACGAACTCAAGACTGCAGGCAAGGCCGGCGGACTATCTCCCGGATGGCTGGCTAAGCTTGACGAGCGATCCCCGCATGACTCGACCGTGGTTCTGCAGTACCGCAAGATTAAAGCCAACTGGGCTCAGGCATTGGAAGATGCTGAAGAGCAGTTTCATATCCCCGGTCAGGCGGACGCTGATGACCAGTATATCTGGTGGAAGTGGCGTGTGCCATTTGCGGATTCTTTCCAGCTATTCAACAGCGTCGACGATGGTATGCCGGATATGATTCGGCTGTTCACTCGACCTGAGTTTGTGGACTCGGAGGGCGTGCTTCATGTAGATGTCCCCCATCAGATCATCAAGGGGGGGATTCCGGACCCCATTACGGAGAGTGCAAGCTGAGGGTTTGCCGGTCTACCTCTCATATCAACTTGCTGCTTATCTTAACTCTGCTCATCTCCTTACAGCCATGTAACATAAATCGGTTATACAATTGTCAAAACGTTCAAGACTCAATGGACATACTCCGTAGTCTTAGATGGCCTGatgggagtggatggtgtGACGTGACACAACTTTGTGGCTGACGTCTCCAGCCTTATGTCGACGTAAGGCAGTGTGGATTGCCACAAACTTCATTCTTGATAACAACCAAGCAATACCTGTGTTAGTCACTCGAATCCTCGAATACCCCACGCCTGTAAGGAATAGTCAGATGAGCCTCCTAATGTAAGCTGATTCAAAAGGCGGTGATGATCTGCCAGCGATAGAGTCTAACTTACCTTGATAGGCAGGCGGGGAGGGCGGcctggtgtggcagtagccCCACCACATTCCCGATGGGGAAATAACCTAGGGGGCGGCGGATCGCATTGGAGAACGGCGGAACCCGTGCCTAAACAGTAGACAGACTCAACCACAATCAGACACATTTCagcatatcatcatcatggctgacgCTCAATTCGACAGTGCGCTGTAAGTGCTGCAGTTTTGGCTTTGCTCCCATACTATGAAGCCTGCCTAGTCTCTGGAGGCGACCGATCCACGCCATCGACCCCGCTTGCTGCCTCCCGCTGACCATCATACCTGCTTCCAGGGACCTGCTCCGGCGCCTCAACCCCCGCGATACGAAGCAAAACCTCCAGGCAATCACCTCCATCGTCCCCGATCTGACCGAGGaccttctctcttctgtcGATCAGCCCTTAGAGATCCGCAAGTGCCCCAAGACAGACCGCGACTACCTCCTCTGTGACTACAACCGCGACGGAGATAGCTACCGGTCGCCCTGGAGCAATGAGTTCGACCCCccgctggaagatggaaccGTGCCCAGTGAGAGAGTGAGAAAGCTCGAGGTTGCCGCCAACGAGGCATTCGATGTCTACCGTGAGCTGTACTACGAGGGTGGAGTAGGCAGCGTGTACTTTTGGGACTTGGACGATGGATTCGCCGGTGTTATActgttgaagaagggtgagCGAGTGCTGTCTTGTTACTTTAGACTGGCAATTCAAGCTAACATCCTGTTTTGTATAGGAGTTACACCAGGTGCTAAGAGCTCTGGAGAATGGGACAGTATCCACGTCTTCGAGGCTACCGACAGAGCGCGCATGTCCCACTACAAGCTGACTAGCACTGTCATCTTGCACTTGGCTAATGAATCCGAGTCCTTGGGTGAGATGGACCTGAGCGGTAACATGACCCGtcaggtggaggtggatctGCCCGTCGAATCGGATGCGAGCGACGTCGCCAATGTTGGTCGGCTTGTTGAGGACATGgagttgaagatgaggaacTTGCTGCGTATGTCTTTCCTTTGCGGCCGTGAAGCGAGTGTTGTTACGTTACCGGGCTGATTGCTAATCGAACTGTTCTTACAGAGGAGGTATACTTCGGCAAGGCTAAGGATGTTGTGGGCGAACTTCGGAGTAAGTGCAGGTCTAATCAGCTGGCGGGCAATTTCATGCTAATAAGCGGAACAGGTCTCCCTTCCTTGTCCGAATCGAACAGAGATCGGGCTACCCACCTGGAGATGATCCGGTCTATGCACAGCTAGTCGTCTGTTTGTCAGTTAAGGAAGCCATTATAGCGTCGTTTTAGAGGCTGTTATTCATTTACATTTGTTGTATGTACTTCGAGCTCAAGGTTCCTGGGGATCCCAATATTACTCGTATACGATGAACTGCAGACGTTATGTGATTGTGCGTTGTAAGTACCATTTTCTGTGATGGCCTGGCCAGCCATTCCCGCGGGCAACTCTTCATTGCATAATGCAAAATCAATTGCCAATACATTCAATAAATTTGGGTATCATAGACAGGCTGTCCGCTTAGCTCCACCTGCAACCACATGGCAAGATATGGTACAGAACTCCCAGATAGTAGAGCAATCACCATATTCGCCAATTCAAGGACCAAGCCCTATCAAAATTTCGTAAATCATCCCAACATCAATGGCGTCTAATCaacctccatcttctcctgctcgcCCTCTGTCTTCGCTCCCGAGCTCACAGACGCCGGTTTGCTAATCCGCTCCACGAACTCCCTCGCAGCAGCCCACAGCTCTGCCTCCTTATCCTTACCCACCGTATCCTTCCGACTGTTAAGCCAACTAACATCGAGCGGGTTCGATGATGCGCCCGCTACTCCACCACTGCTCGCACCAGGTAGATTCTCCGCTCTCGACGCTGTGTCCGGCGCAAGAATAGACGCCTCTTCCAGAGCATACACCTGACGACGGAGTCGAACATCAATGGACGAAAGGAGGGCGAAGTATTGCGAAGTGGCCTCCTTGAAGCGGGCTTGGTGGGATGCGAGAGAATTGTCCGAAGGTGACTCGCCCGACCGAGCGTTGGTCAGGGCTTGGATTGCGAGACCCGCGGAATGAATTAGCTTGGCCACATCCTATAGCGATTTGCGGCGATTAGTGAGGGTGGAATGAAGTCGATTATACAAAATGAGAAATGTAGTAGCGGGGATGTTGAGTATCTATCGCTAGCAAAGTAGCATACCGGTGGTGTCGCGCGGGGAATAATCCCGGGcctctatttcttttctcttaAACTCACCTTGTCTATTTCATTCAATTGCCGGATTCGATCAGCTGATGTAAAGACTTGGTCTGGCTTGCGGGTGTCTTTGACATCTGTCATTTTGTTTGGTCTTGGTTTTATTTCTTTGTGTTCCAGGCTGCCAGCAGAAGGAAGTAGTCAAGTAGAAGTGACAGGTAGAATTGGCGATGGAGTAACTAGTCGATCTGGACCTGCAACCAACAAGCTCCGTCACGTGCCCAACCAACCGGGGAACTCTGCTTACCTCAGCCGGGGCCCGACGCGCTAGGCCCGAAGCGCGATAGTGCGATATCAGAACTTCAAAACCTCCCGTGAATACTTGCGCGCCTCGTCCTGCCGTCACCCTGCTGGCACTTGCGACTCGCCATTTATCCCGTCTCATCCGCtcgctctcctctctctaCATCTGAGGCTACAGATTGATTTGTATCTGATCGTTTAAGCGCGATGTCTGCGCCAGGCGGGGCCCCCAGCCCTGCTCCCCGAAGTGGAAGCATGGGGCCCGGTGGTGGCATGTCTATGCCTCCTCAGCAGCCCATGACCAACGCCGGGCCTGTCACTCCGGGTCCTCCtgcgcctccgccgccgcctcccggTGGTCCGATGTCGCAGCAGAAC
This genomic window contains:
- a CDS encoding uncharacterized protein (COG:S;~EggNog:ENOG410PYU2), with amino-acid sequence MTEFADASEDPNIFCLVRTPDQEQFDEWGTKPPVRDFTTGFKNAPDSTLRLYTQNRIDELKTAGKAGGLSPGWLAKLDERSPHDSTVVLQYRKIKANWAQALEDAEEQFHIPGQADADDQYIWWKWRVPFADSFQLFNSVDDGMPDMIRLFTRPEFVDSEGVLHVDVPHQIIKGGIPDPITESAS
- the mph1 gene encoding 3'-5' DNA helicase (BUSCO:EOG092614O9;~COG:L;~EggNog:ENOG410PH1A;~InterPro:IPR027417,IPR001650,IPR014001,IPR006935, IPR039686,IPR003903;~PFAM:PF00270,PF00271,PF04851;~go_function: GO:0003677 - DNA binding [Evidence IEA];~go_function: GO:0005524 - ATP binding [Evidence IEA];~go_function: GO:0016787 - hydrolase activity [Evidence IEA];~go_function: GO:0043138 - 3'-5' DNA helicase activity [Evidence IEA];~go_process: GO:0006281 - DNA repair [Evidence IEA]) gives rise to the protein MHLGFAMFSLDSGSSDYFDDDLGDLGVDRPSDAADSTDPDTPRPAKRRRLKAGKDTPNAKLQSHQKSRAERGDGARTALSSDSFIDYDDDEVPSPERESHYFQDDSEREARSKYKVFAPKNANIQENIFVTQLTQPPSPPEMLRGPRWKKPDPGLPSRTAATPLPISTQTRDSAADVDGIDEYDDDEEMKAAIEASLQSFEEETSRPAPSVPLQKPPCPSAPPIAGQQNTTVVASNDLLDDIPDDAFDSDLSMSPPPAPQPRPAAQSFTQSTNRPLGVRQTTLFGMVARHPENQPPRGEQVYSPPEKSEPPTQHKLNQEALGTWVYPTNLGKTRDYQFNIAQKGLFHNLLVALPTGLGKTFIAATIMLNWFRWTKDAQIVFVAPTKPLVAQQISACFEVAGIPRSQTTMLTGEAAPGIRAEEWKAKRVFFMTPQTLINDLKTGIADPKRIVLVVVDEAHRATGGYAYVEVVKFLRRYNQSFRVLALTATPGSTVESVQAVIDGLDISRVEIRTEQSLDIREYVHSKDTDVQTFQNSEEMVLCMDLMSKALQPLLDQLRSTNAYWGRDPMGLTAYGLTKARQQWMLSDSGRNAHFGVKAKMNAIFTVLASLAHGIDLLKYHGITPFYRHLLHFQSNTEGQKGGKYQRQVVQDESYKKLMNHLQPWTKNPEFIGHPKLEYLKQVVLNHFMDAGEGSGADENKDQPATRVMIFVHFRDSAEEVTRVLKRYEPMIRPHVFVGQSSAKGSEGMGQKTQLDIVQKFKKGTYNTIVATSIGEEGLDIGEVDLIVCYDSSASPIRMLQRMGRTGRKRAGKITLLLMQGKEEESYIKAKDNYEKMQQMIASGTRFTFHDDMSPRILPPGVRPVADKRAIDIPEENTVRDLPEPKRRGRAPKRPPKKFHMPDNVETGFTTASNLAGTSKRKAPNKSKARTPTPEPVELPALEDVLLTPAQQKELELLYSNAGPSEELLVSYPRSDAFPRLQLAPRPTKAVRHGSLTRRMIRTLQKMDQITPNYGDRYKEIIAREAASRPEASIVAPKSNGHGEVHSRTKPRRTSKVVSSKPKNHEERDVSEVQRTPPAKHSVSATNAEVEPFYCSQRTQDGDTDDDFDLPDVSTLLDRSVERPPKRGRFVLDDGDD
- a CDS encoding mediator of RNA polymerase II transcription subunit 11 (COG:S;~EggNog:ENOG410PSDC;~InterPro:IPR019404;~PFAM:PF10280;~go_component: GO:0016592 - mediator complex [Evidence IEA];~go_function: GO:0003712 - transcription coregulator activity [Evidence IEA];~go_process: GO:0006357 - regulation of transcription by RNA polymerase II [Evidence IEA]), which gives rise to MTDVKDTRKPDQVFTSADRIRQLNEIDKDVAKLIHSAGLAIQALTNARSGESPSDNSLASHQARFKEATSQYFALLSSIDVRLRRQVYALEEASILAPDTASRAENLPGASSGGVAGASSNPLDVSWLNSRKDTVGKDKEAELWAAAREFVERISKPASVSSGAKTEGEQEKMEVD
- the cap2 gene encoding F-actin-capping protein subunit beta (COG:Z;~EggNog:ENOG410PH9Y;~InterPro:IPR043175,IPR037282,IPR042276,IPR001698, IPR019771;~PFAM:PF01115;~go_component: GO:0005737 - cytoplasm [Evidence IEA];~go_component: GO:0008290 - F-actin capping protein complex [Evidence IEA];~go_function: GO:0003779 - actin binding [Evidence IEA];~go_process: GO:0030036 - actin cytoskeleton organization [Evidence IEA];~go_process: GO:0051016 - barbed-end actin filament capping [Evidence IEA]), producing the protein MADAQFDSALDLLRRLNPRDTKQNLQAITSIVPDLTEDLLSSVDQPLEIRKCPKTDRDYLLCDYNRDGDSYRSPWSNEFDPPLEDGTVPSERVRKLEVAANEAFDVYRELYYEGGVGSVYFWDLDDGFAGVILLKKGERVLSCYFRLAIQANILFCIGVTPGAKSSGEWDSIHVFEATDRARMSHYKLTSTVILHLANESESLGEMDLSGNMTRQVEVDLPVESDASDVANVGRLVEDMELKMRNLLQEVYFGKAKDVVGELRSLPSLSESNRDRATHLEMIRSMHS